A section of the Triticum dicoccoides isolate Atlit2015 ecotype Zavitan chromosome 7A, WEW_v2.0, whole genome shotgun sequence genome encodes:
- the LOC119332025 gene encoding uncharacterized protein LOC119332025, whose amino-acid sequence MKAAQFGPWSDLPTELLGLVLKRLDSLADRVRLRAVCQPWRSNSMLQNLPLPFPWLTLTDGTFLSIPGSEVHRMPLPDGARWHGSIDNRLFLMSCDGACSLLNPFSKSTLELPNLASFWQREIDNHAEYTDDPVSYKLVAPSPLESSPKSLAAALIIGNCYSVDLCVVQPPATTYSFRGIRTALGEPPTLVDLAFLDGRLYVVSGFFKLFVVDFGENLGTYPKMKCVIDSGGDCGTPQYLSKKVLYGLSQYLVECGGRLLMVQRFTHSQGFRNSHTVGFNVLEADLRTNPGQWRTVSDLGGHALFLGKQSSKSLPAGECSGSQEDCIYFICDYPCPESSAEPLRDARSGMIMPLHSRNPAVPQRQAGQWGLTWFFPSEAI is encoded by the coding sequence ATGAAGGCTGCACAGTTTGGACCTTGGTCAGATCTTCCTACCGAACTCCTGGGCCTTGTCCTAAAGCGCCTCGATTCCCTAGCTGACCGTGTTCGTCTGAGAGCAGTCTGTCAACCATGGCGCTCTAATAGTATGTTGCAGAATCTCCCCCTCCCATTCCCTTGGCTCACCCTCACCGATGGAACCTTCCTCAGCATCCCTGGCAGTGAGGTTCACCGCATGCCTCTACCTGATGGTGCTCGTTGGCACGGCTCCATTGATAACAGGCTATTCCTCATGAGCTGTGATGGTGCGTGTTCATTGCTGAACCCTTTTTCCAAGAGCACACTGGAGCTTCCTAATCTTGCCAGTTTTTGGCAGCGCGAGATAGATAACCATGCTGAATATACTGATGATCCAGTTTCCTATAAGTTAGTGGCGCCCTCGCCGCTGGAATCATCACCCAAGTCCCTTGCTGCTGCGTTGATCATCGGCAATTGTTATTCTGTTGATCTTTGTGTCGTTCAACCACCTGCCACCACTTACTCATTCAGAGGTATACGTACTGCACTGGGGGAGCCACCAACATTAGTGGACCTTGCATTCTTGGATGGAAGGCTGTACGTGGTATCTGGATTTTTCAAGCTTTTCGTCGTTGattttggtgagaaccttggtacTTATCCAAAGATGAAATGCGTAATTGACTCTGGTGGTGATTGTGGAACGCCTCAATACCTGTCTAAGAAGGTGCTTTATGGACTCAGCCAGTATTTAGTGGAATGTGGTGGTAGGCTGCTGATGGTGCAAAGATTTACACACTCACAGGGTTTTAGGAATTCTCACACTGTTGGATTTAATGTCCTTGAGGCAGACTTGCGCACTAACCCGGGTCAGTGGAGAACGGTGAGTGATTTGGGTGGCCATGCCCTCTTTCTTGGTAAGCAAAGCTCGAAGTCCCTGCCTGCTGGAGAATGCAGCGGATCCCAGGAGGACTGCATCTACTTCATCTGCGATTATCCTTGTCCAGAGTCTTCTGCAGAACCTCTTCGCGACGCGAGAAGTGGGATGATAATGCCATTGCATTCAAGGAATCCTGCAGTACCGCAACGGCAAGCTGGTCAGTGGGGCCTGACCTGGTTTTTTCCTTCTGAAGCTATATGA